In Gemmatimonadota bacterium, a single window of DNA contains:
- a CDS encoding DUF4249 family protein, producing MYDCIKGRPTALPLLTLSLLSMTLAACESDLEFIAPDPDIFVVQLFLFADEPVTDATVTGVLPIDADSTEVAPVISDATITLVRDGVRFELVATPGEPGRYSYPGSDLLIGVGDVFQLEAVVNGKMATAETVVPLPPVGLVLSADSLEAPTFGGGRGGRGGGAGLQAGITARWSNANRQLHFVVIDNLELNPEILPTTEIFSRFAARIVQQPTAADSSVVRILTLTHYGQHRLKLYRVNDEYADLYEGLEQDSRDLNEPPSNIHGALGVFSAFSADSAFFRVH from the coding sequence ATGTACGACTGCATCAAGGGGCGTCCCACGGCGCTGCCGCTGCTAACGCTATCGCTACTCTCCATGACGCTGGCCGCGTGCGAGTCGGACCTGGAGTTCATCGCACCGGACCCGGACATCTTCGTGGTCCAGCTGTTCCTTTTCGCCGACGAGCCGGTTACCGACGCCACGGTTACGGGCGTGCTACCGATCGATGCCGATTCGACTGAAGTGGCTCCCGTCATTTCCGACGCAACGATCACGCTCGTTCGTGACGGTGTTCGCTTCGAGCTCGTGGCGACACCCGGAGAGCCCGGACGCTACAGCTATCCGGGCAGCGACCTGCTCATCGGGGTCGGGGACGTATTCCAACTCGAAGCCGTCGTCAACGGGAAGATGGCCACGGCCGAGACCGTCGTCCCCCTACCCCCGGTGGGGCTTGTGCTGTCCGCAGACAGCTTGGAGGCTCCGACCTTCGGCGGGGGCCGCGGAGGCCGCGGAGGCGGTGCCGGCTTACAAGCCGGCATCACGGCAAGGTGGAGCAATGCGAACCGCCAGCTCCACTTCGTGGTGATCGACAACCTCGAGTTGAACCCTGAGATCCTTCCGACGACTGAGATCTTCTCGAGGTTCGCTGCGCGCATCGTGCAGCAGCCTACGGCGGCGGACAGCTCGGTCGTGCGCATACTCACGCTGACCCACTACGGGCAGCACCGGCTGAAGCTGTACCGCGTGAACGACGAGTACGCCGACCTGTACGAAGGCCTAGAGCAGGACTCACGCGATCTCAACGAGCCGCCGTCCAACATCCACGG